The Gammaproteobacteria bacterium genome has a segment encoding these proteins:
- a CDS encoding DUF2282 domain-containing protein: protein MNKKALMMSAAVGSLVALGTIPAASAADEGKAEVEKCYGVVKAGQNDCASRGHGCAGQAKADGDGGEYVNVPKGTCEKLVNGSLTAKS from the coding sequence ATGAATAAAAAGGCTTTGATGATGTCGGCAGCTGTTGGCAGCCTCGTCGCCCTGGGCACCATCCCCGCGGCGAGCGCAGCCGACGAGGGCAAAGCCGAGGTGGAGAAGTGCTACGGCGTGGTCAAGGCCGGCCAGAACGACTGCGCCAGCCGCGGCCATGGCTGCGCGGGCCAGGCCAAGGCCGACGGCGACGGTGGCGAGTATGTCAACGTCCCGAAGGGCACCTGCGAGAAACTGGTCAACGGCAGCCTCACCGCCAAGTCGTAA
- a CDS encoding SDR family oxidoreductase, whose product MRTLLLSLAPCLLLGLSVTASAALTAGKTTVLITGANRGIGLEYVRQLAARDWNVIATVRRPAEAKELQEIAARHPGVVIEQLDVTDHAGIDALAAKYRDQPIDILLLNAGLTPTYPSAFKPLAGVDFDIALQSFEVNALGPLRMAQAFMPQVTASVKKQIVVISSKGGSFAESPKFPMMYEYRGSKAALNMYMYTLSLEAPKKGVTVTLLSPGQVNTAQNPALAGIKRPGTIEVEESVGKMLKVIDTLTPADNGKFLDYEDRRVIPW is encoded by the coding sequence ATGAGAACGCTGCTGCTCTCCCTCGCCCCCTGCCTTCTGCTCGGCCTGAGCGTTACCGCCAGCGCCGCACTCACGGCCGGAAAGACCACGGTGCTGATAACCGGCGCCAATCGCGGCATCGGCCTGGAGTACGTCCGGCAACTCGCCGCGCGCGACTGGAACGTGATTGCGACCGTGCGGCGCCCCGCCGAAGCGAAAGAACTGCAGGAGATCGCCGCCAGGCACCCCGGCGTGGTGATCGAGCAACTCGACGTCACGGACCATGCCGGGATCGACGCGCTGGCGGCAAAGTACCGGGACCAGCCGATCGACATCCTGCTGCTCAACGCCGGGCTCACGCCCACCTATCCGTCGGCCTTCAAGCCGCTCGCCGGCGTCGACTTCGACATCGCGTTGCAGAGCTTCGAGGTGAACGCGCTCGGCCCGCTGCGGATGGCCCAGGCGTTCATGCCGCAGGTGACCGCCTCCGTCAAGAAGCAGATCGTGGTGATCTCGAGCAAGGGCGGGTCGTTTGCGGAAAGCCCGAAGTTTCCGATGATGTACGAGTACCGGGGCAGCAAGGCGGCACTCAACATGTACATGTACACGCTTTCACTCGAAGCACCGAAGAAAGGCGTCACCGTGACACTGCTCTCCCCCGGGCAGGTCAACACCGCGCAGAACCCGGCGCTCGCGGGAATCAAGCGACCCGGCACCATCGAGGTCGAGGAGAGTGTCGGCAAGATGCTGAAGGTGATCGACACGCTCACGCCGGCCGACAATGGCAAGTTTCTCGACTACGAGGACCGGCGCGTAATCCCCTGGTGA
- a CDS encoding DUF692 domain-containing protein yields the protein MAGIGLRALHHAEFLRVQPATGWVEVHSENFFADGGADLELLEQVRSAYPLSCHGVGLSLGSTDPLDAEHLRRLARLVRRFEPALVSEHCSFSSVDGRFVNDLLPLPYTEEALAHMVSRVGQVQEILGREILIENPSSYFEYNNSVIPEWEFLAELSRRSGCGLLLDVNNVYVSSCNNGFDAAGYLSNVPGERVGEIHLAGFSIEQFGNREILVDTHSARVHQPVWQLYDLAIRLFGRVPTLIEWDLDLPALDVLVDEARHAEAVMEARDARVA from the coding sequence GTGGCCGGAATCGGCCTGCGCGCACTGCACCACGCCGAGTTCCTCCGCGTACAACCGGCCACCGGGTGGGTCGAGGTCCATAGCGAGAATTTTTTCGCGGATGGCGGCGCGGACCTCGAACTGCTCGAGCAGGTCCGCAGCGCCTACCCGCTGAGCTGTCACGGTGTCGGCCTGTCGCTCGGCTCCACCGACCCGCTCGACGCAGAGCACCTGCGGCGTCTCGCCCGGCTGGTGCGCCGATTCGAACCGGCACTCGTGTCGGAGCACTGCAGCTTCTCCTCGGTCGACGGGCGCTTCGTCAACGACCTGCTGCCGCTGCCCTACACGGAGGAGGCGCTCGCTCACATGGTGAGCCGGGTGGGCCAGGTGCAGGAGATTCTCGGTCGCGAGATCCTGATCGAAAATCCATCGAGCTATTTCGAGTACAACAACTCGGTGATCCCCGAGTGGGAGTTCCTCGCCGAACTCTCACGTCGCAGCGGCTGCGGGTTGCTTCTCGATGTCAACAATGTCTACGTCAGCAGTTGCAACAACGGCTTCGACGCGGCCGGGTACCTGAGCAACGTTCCCGGCGAGCGCGTCGGTGAGATCCACCTCGCCGGCTTCAGCATCGAACAGTTCGGGAACCGGGAGATCCTGGTCGATACGCACAGCGCGCGTGTGCATCAGCCGGTCTGGCAGCTCTACGACCTGGCCATCCGGCTGTTCGGGCGCGTTCCAACGCTGATCGAATGGGACCTGGACCTTCCCGCCCTCGACGTGCTCGTGGACGAAGCCCGGCACGCCGAGGCCGTGATGGAAGCGCGCGATGCCCGCGTTGCGTGA
- a CDS encoding molybdopterin-dependent oxidoreductase, whose protein sequence is MPIRRDLLKGMASVTLSGLPFTRLTAGEWPADPAGPLPRYALPGKKPLIRRSFRPPNLETPLEYFNELYTPNDAFFVRYHLAAIAQPDPRAWRLRIGGDASGAPRELTLDELQRDFEQVEVSAVNQCSGNRRGLFEPRTPGVQWGYGAMGNARWRGVRLRDLLDRVGVRKGALEVVCNGADTGVLPGTPDFMKSIPVDKARDGHTLVAVAMNGEPLPHWHGAPARLVVPGWTATYWVKHLTTIDIVTQPFDGYWMKTAYRVPSEAFPAAARFASQHTVANTPITSVVVNSLITNITAGQRFAAGADVKVAGIAWDAGSGIRTVEVSVDGGQQWHTAVLGEDAGGYSWRQWHHVLRPARPGSFRLMARATSRAGETQRTTLIANPGGYHHNLIQALDIEVG, encoded by the coding sequence ATGCCGATACGTCGCGACCTGCTGAAGGGGATGGCCAGCGTTACGCTCTCGGGCCTGCCGTTCACTCGCCTCACGGCCGGCGAGTGGCCGGCCGATCCAGCCGGGCCGCTTCCGCGGTACGCCCTGCCGGGCAAGAAACCCCTCATCAGGCGCAGCTTCCGCCCGCCCAACCTGGAAACGCCCCTCGAATACTTCAACGAACTCTACACGCCGAACGACGCGTTCTTCGTTCGCTATCACCTCGCCGCGATTGCGCAGCCCGACCCGCGCGCGTGGCGCCTGCGCATTGGCGGGGATGCGTCCGGTGCGCCCCGCGAGCTGACGCTCGACGAATTGCAGCGCGATTTCGAGCAGGTGGAAGTCAGCGCGGTGAACCAATGCTCCGGCAACCGCCGCGGCCTGTTCGAGCCGCGCACACCCGGCGTCCAGTGGGGCTATGGCGCCATGGGCAACGCGCGCTGGCGCGGCGTGCGGCTGCGCGACCTGCTCGACCGCGTCGGCGTGCGCAAGGGCGCGCTCGAAGTCGTCTGCAACGGAGCCGATACCGGCGTGTTGCCTGGCACGCCCGATTTCATGAAGAGCATTCCGGTCGACAAGGCCCGCGACGGACACACCCTCGTCGCTGTGGCGATGAACGGCGAGCCGCTGCCTCATTGGCACGGGGCACCGGCGCGGCTCGTGGTGCCGGGCTGGACGGCCACTTACTGGGTCAAGCACCTCACGACGATCGATATCGTGACGCAACCGTTCGACGGCTACTGGATGAAAACCGCCTACCGCGTTCCGAGCGAGGCATTTCCTGCTGCCGCGCGCTTTGCGTCACAACACACCGTGGCGAACACGCCCATTACCAGCGTGGTGGTCAACTCGCTCATCACCAACATCACCGCGGGCCAGCGCTTCGCCGCCGGAGCAGACGTCAAGGTTGCAGGCATCGCCTGGGACGCCGGCAGCGGCATCCGCACGGTCGAGGTTTCGGTGGACGGCGGACAGCAGTGGCATACCGCAGTTCTCGGCGAAGATGCGGGAGGCTACTCCTGGCGGCAGTGGCACCACGTCCTCCGCCCGGCGCGCCCGGGCAGCTTTCGCCTCATGGCGCGGGCGACGAGTCGCGCGGGCGAAACCCAACGCACGACGCTGATCGCCAATCCCGGCGGCTACCACCACAACCTCATCCAGGCTCTCGACATCGAGGTCGGCTGA
- a CDS encoding aromatic ring-hydroxylating dioxygenase subunit alpha, whose translation MFINFWYPAEESANLVAGRPLKVRMLGLQFVLWRDESGRARCVHNTCTHRGGSLGDGKVVGNCIQCPYHGWKFNGEGDCERIPSLGPIERIPRRSRIDAYPVEERYGLVFVFLGDLPEAERPTIMPCHEFGQEGWRTLRMRYSWKCNYVRLVENQSDPSHVEYVHAGMGMAGADTGYKVPKINVEETGPWGAGAMVVFQSPALPDAEMRKLQADRRNESGSGYHGAASTWTRVNFSATAKMHLYLYTVPRDELDLELFLIMNRNSMLEEKFDENFLRRMAAAVEEDRIVVEKLDPPIPSKEAVGEFIVPADDIIMHFRRNLTIWQKRGWRMDLETMARDRSRVAYSIPSPARRADPADWAVTSVRLLSR comes from the coding sequence ATGTTCATCAACTTCTGGTATCCGGCGGAGGAGAGCGCGAATCTCGTCGCCGGCCGGCCACTGAAGGTCCGGATGCTCGGGTTGCAGTTCGTCCTCTGGCGCGACGAGTCCGGCCGGGCGCGTTGCGTACACAACACCTGCACCCACCGCGGCGGCTCGCTCGGCGACGGCAAGGTCGTCGGCAATTGCATCCAGTGCCCCTATCACGGCTGGAAGTTCAACGGCGAGGGCGACTGCGAGCGCATCCCCTCACTGGGACCGATCGAGCGCATCCCGCGGCGCTCGCGCATCGACGCCTACCCCGTGGAGGAGCGCTACGGGCTGGTGTTCGTCTTCCTCGGCGACCTGCCGGAGGCCGAGCGCCCGACCATCATGCCCTGCCACGAGTTCGGGCAGGAAGGCTGGCGCACGCTGCGCATGCGCTACAGCTGGAAGTGCAACTATGTACGGCTGGTGGAGAACCAGTCCGATCCCTCGCATGTCGAGTACGTGCACGCCGGCATGGGGATGGCGGGGGCAGACACCGGCTACAAGGTCCCGAAGATCAACGTGGAGGAGACCGGCCCCTGGGGCGCCGGCGCCATGGTGGTGTTCCAGTCTCCGGCCCTGCCCGATGCCGAGATGCGCAAGCTGCAGGCCGACCGGCGCAACGAGTCCGGCTCTGGTTACCACGGCGCCGCCTCGACCTGGACGCGGGTGAATTTCAGTGCCACGGCGAAGATGCACCTGTATCTCTATACCGTGCCGCGGGACGAACTCGACCTGGAACTATTCCTGATCATGAACCGCAACTCCATGCTGGAGGAGAAGTTCGACGAGAACTTCCTGCGGCGTATGGCTGCGGCGGTCGAAGAGGATCGCATCGTCGTCGAGAAGCTCGATCCGCCGATTCCCTCGAAGGAGGCGGTGGGCGAGTTCATCGTCCCGGCCGACGACATCATCATGCACTTTCGCCGGAACCTCACCATCTGGCAGAAGCGCGGCTGGCGCATGGATCTCGAAACCATGGCACGCGATCGCAGTCGCGTGGCTTACTCCATCCCGTCACCCGCGCGCCGGGCCGATCCCGCCGACTGGGCGGTGACGTCCGTTCGGCTGCTGTCCCGCTGA
- a CDS encoding DNA-binding domain-containing protein translates to MPALRELQRRLIASILAEDNGSVLPWIGAHGLPASERLSVYRNTCRENFLVALATGYPVLRRLTGEAYFRQLAQQYQQAHPSPSGNLGHAGARLPGFLGQRFAATEFAYFADVARLEWLCQEVLSAADRKPLDLQRLGEVSAADHARLRFTLDPAARLLTSRFPVVTIWEAHQQPGEPAPIDLATGGEQALVQRRRAGITVFRLQPAEYACLDALDRKQPLGAAMEDGLRGDPSFDLGAALRRWAEAGVIAAFDLPDETGQSA, encoded by the coding sequence ATGCCCGCGTTGCGTGAACTCCAGCGCAGGCTGATCGCGAGCATCCTGGCGGAGGATAACGGCTCCGTCCTGCCCTGGATCGGCGCGCACGGCCTGCCAGCCAGCGAGCGGCTGAGCGTCTATCGCAACACCTGCCGGGAAAATTTTCTGGTCGCACTCGCGACGGGCTATCCGGTACTGCGGCGGCTGACCGGTGAGGCGTACTTCCGGCAACTGGCGCAGCAGTATCAGCAAGCACACCCCTCGCCTTCCGGTAACCTCGGGCACGCCGGTGCACGGCTGCCCGGGTTTCTCGGGCAGCGATTCGCGGCAACGGAGTTTGCCTACTTCGCCGACGTCGCCCGGCTCGAGTGGCTGTGCCAGGAAGTGTTGTCCGCAGCGGATCGCAAACCGCTCGACCTGCAGCGCCTCGGCGAGGTATCGGCTGCGGATCATGCGCGGTTGCGCTTCACGCTCGATCCGGCAGCGCGCCTTCTCACCTCGCGTTTTCCGGTCGTGACGATCTGGGAAGCGCACCAGCAACCCGGCGAGCCCGCACCAATCGATCTCGCGACGGGCGGTGAGCAGGCGCTCGTGCAACGCCGCCGCGCCGGGATCACCGTGTTCCGACTCCAGCCCGCCGAGTATGCCTGCCTCGACGCGCTGGACCGGAAGCAGCCGCTGGGCGCAGCGATGGAAGACGGACTCCGCGGCGACCCGTCGTTCGACCTTGGCGCGGCGCTGCGCCGCTGGGCCGAGGCGGGAGTCATCGCCGCGTTTGACCTGCCTGACGAAACCGGCCAAAGCGCGTAA
- a CDS encoding OmpA family protein, with protein MLMRTAILATAAVAIGLSHSTAHALEEVGQAYITPMATYINPDGSINGDELDDGVQGGQLAVGFALEEHWNIELAVQRLELEGKETNADLDQTGLVLNLLNVYNRSGRFSPYLIGGIGYVNNDAGGAVGDEDNLQAQGGIGLFTDLFGERVALRTEGLYRWEDASGGNMDDWLVNVGFQVALGTKKAEPVPEPAPVAAAPPPPPPPPPPPPPDSDGDGVIDPVDQCPDTPRGERVGKQGCTCDVVRQVQFAFASAELTDEGRKTLEEVAETLNRLKFVSGTVVGHTDSVGPKDYNQRLSERRAQTVVDFLTAKGIAVGRLEAAGRGLSEPIADNATAEGRAQNRRVVLSRTDCDQ; from the coding sequence ATGCTCATGCGAACTGCGATCCTGGCAACGGCTGCCGTTGCAATCGGTTTGAGTCATTCGACCGCCCATGCGCTCGAGGAGGTCGGCCAGGCCTACATCACGCCCATGGCCACCTACATCAACCCCGACGGCAGCATCAACGGCGATGAACTCGATGACGGCGTGCAGGGCGGTCAGCTCGCAGTCGGTTTTGCGCTCGAGGAGCACTGGAACATCGAGCTCGCCGTGCAGCGACTCGAACTCGAGGGCAAGGAGACCAACGCTGACCTGGACCAGACCGGGTTGGTGCTGAACCTGCTCAATGTCTACAACCGCTCCGGCCGCTTCTCGCCCTACCTGATCGGTGGTATCGGCTACGTCAACAACGATGCGGGCGGTGCCGTCGGCGACGAGGACAACCTCCAGGCGCAGGGCGGCATAGGACTTTTCACGGATCTGTTCGGCGAGCGTGTGGCGCTGCGTACCGAAGGTCTGTACCGCTGGGAGGATGCTTCCGGCGGAAACATGGACGACTGGTTGGTCAATGTCGGTTTCCAGGTGGCCCTCGGCACGAAGAAGGCCGAGCCCGTGCCGGAGCCCGCACCGGTCGCGGCTGCTCCGCCGCCGCCCCCACCTCCTCCTCCGCCCCCGCCGCCGGATTCCGACGGCGACGGCGTGATCGACCCGGTCGACCAGTGCCCCGACACGCCCAGGGGCGAACGCGTCGGCAAGCAGGGCTGTACCTGCGACGTGGTGCGCCAGGTGCAGTTCGCCTTCGCCTCCGCCGAGCTGACCGACGAAGGCCGCAAGACGCTCGAGGAAGTCGCCGAGACCCTCAATCGCCTGAAGTTCGTCTCCGGCACGGTGGTCGGCCACACCGACAGCGTCGGTCCGAAGGACTACAACCAGCGGCTCTCCGAGCGCCGCGCCCAGACGGTGGTCGACTTCCTCACGGCCAAGGGCATTGCCGTTGGCCGGCTCGAGGCCGCTGGCCGGGGTCTGAGCGAGCCCATCGCGGATAACGCCACGGCCGAGGGCCGCGCGCAGAACCGCCGTGTGGTGCTGAGCCGGACCGACTGCGACCAGTAG
- a CDS encoding alginate export family protein, which translates to MFQAIVRSAWQRALQCAVSALLAGTCLAFVPGGTRADDIGTDIANAFKQGQVNVSFRYRYEYVQDDNPTLLNDSANASTLRSRLTYKTGTFEDFAALIEMDDIRPIGNDDFNSTRNGKTDRPTVVDPEVTDLNQAYLQYTGFDRTSIIVGRQKIARGNERFVSPSSWRQNEQSFDAASVTFKNAEKFEAFYAFVDQVNRIYGPDDGVPPGEFDGQTHLADLSYSFGPLAKVTAYGYFLDFDEAPTLSSQTIGLRIAGAFTLNDDFSIPYTAEYATQDDYADNPVNYDADYYFVEAGLKYRTITAKIAYEVLDGSTSPNEAFQTPLATAHAFQGWVDKFATTPTGGIEDTWFLVDFPLLGGNVKLRYDDFQAETGNFDYGDEIGIWTTWPVGKYYAVAVKYATFNASSQSTAPGLQDTDKFWVMLSANF; encoded by the coding sequence ATGTTCCAAGCGATCGTTCGATCCGCGTGGCAGCGGGCACTGCAGTGCGCGGTCTCCGCCCTGCTCGCCGGCACCTGCCTCGCGTTCGTCCCCGGCGGCACCCGCGCCGATGACATCGGCACCGACATCGCGAATGCGTTCAAGCAGGGCCAGGTCAACGTCTCGTTCCGCTACCGTTACGAGTACGTGCAGGACGACAACCCCACCCTGCTGAACGACAGCGCCAACGCCTCCACGCTGCGCTCGCGCCTGACCTACAAGACCGGCACCTTCGAGGACTTCGCCGCGCTCATCGAGATGGACGACATACGGCCCATCGGCAACGACGATTTCAACAGTACGCGCAACGGCAAGACCGATCGGCCGACCGTCGTCGACCCGGAGGTGACCGATCTCAACCAGGCCTACCTGCAGTACACCGGGTTCGACCGCACCAGTATCATCGTCGGGCGGCAGAAAATCGCACGCGGCAACGAGCGGTTCGTCAGCCCGTCCTCCTGGCGCCAGAACGAGCAGTCATTCGACGCCGCGTCGGTGACCTTCAAGAACGCCGAGAAGTTCGAAGCGTTCTACGCCTTCGTTGACCAGGTGAACCGGATCTACGGCCCGGACGACGGCGTACCACCGGGGGAGTTCGACGGCCAGACGCACCTCGCCGACCTGAGTTACAGTTTCGGTCCACTCGCGAAAGTCACCGCCTACGGTTACTTCCTGGACTTCGACGAGGCACCGACGCTCTCCAGCCAGACCATCGGCCTGCGCATCGCCGGGGCCTTCACCCTCAACGACGACTTCAGCATTCCCTATACGGCCGAGTACGCGACCCAGGACGATTACGCCGACAACCCGGTGAACTACGACGCCGACTATTATTTCGTCGAAGCCGGCCTGAAATACCGCACCATCACGGCAAAGATCGCCTACGAAGTCCTCGATGGCAGCACGTCCCCGAACGAGGCCTTCCAGACGCCGCTCGCAACCGCGCACGCCTTCCAGGGCTGGGTGGACAAGTTCGCGACGACGCCGACCGGCGGCATCGAGGACACCTGGTTCCTGGTCGACTTTCCGCTCCTCGGCGGCAACGTCAAGCTGCGCTACGACGACTTCCAGGCCGAGACAGGCAACTTCGACTACGGTGACGAGATCGGCATCTGGACCACCTGGCCAGTCGGCAAGTACTACGCAGTTGCCGTGAAGTACGCCACGTTCAACGCAAGCAGCCAGTCGACCGCGCCCGGACTCCAGGACACCGACAAGTTCTGGGTCATGCTGTCGGCGAATTTCTGA
- a CDS encoding queuosine precursor transporter, whose amino-acid sequence MQGKAGRLFTVLAGFFLTNAIIAEFVGIKVFALEPTIGIPPRNWRLFGHEGTLDFTAGVLLWPVVFVMTDVINEYFGKRGVRFVSWFAAVLIAYAFLFAYAAIAITPADWWIHSFSGQGIDDAQVAFAAIFGQGLWVIGGSLTAFMIGQFLDVSIYHRVRRITGESKVWLRATGSTLVSQLIDSFVVLYIAFVLGPQRWPLGQFLAVGTVNYLYKFCAAILLTPLIYLAHSLIDRYLGSDAQRLKTAASDDRGIW is encoded by the coding sequence ATGCAAGGGAAGGCGGGGCGGCTGTTCACGGTGCTGGCAGGGTTCTTCCTGACCAACGCCATCATTGCCGAGTTCGTCGGCATCAAGGTGTTCGCGCTGGAGCCGACCATCGGCATCCCGCCGCGCAACTGGCGCCTGTTCGGCCATGAGGGCACGCTCGATTTCACCGCCGGGGTGCTGCTCTGGCCCGTCGTGTTCGTGATGACCGACGTGATCAACGAGTATTTCGGCAAACGCGGCGTCCGCTTCGTCTCCTGGTTTGCGGCGGTCCTGATCGCCTACGCGTTCCTGTTCGCGTACGCGGCAATTGCCATCACCCCGGCCGACTGGTGGATCCACTCTTTTTCTGGCCAGGGAATCGACGACGCCCAGGTGGCCTTCGCCGCCATCTTCGGTCAGGGGCTGTGGGTGATCGGCGGTTCGCTGACCGCCTTCATGATCGGGCAGTTCCTCGACGTGAGCATCTACCACCGGGTGCGACGCATCACCGGCGAAAGCAAGGTGTGGTTGCGCGCCACCGGTTCAACGCTGGTGTCGCAGCTGATCGACAGCTTCGTCGTGCTCTACATCGCCTTCGTGCTCGGGCCGCAGCGCTGGCCGCTCGGACAGTTCCTCGCGGTCGGCACCGTCAATTACCTCTACAAGTTCTGCGCCGCGATCCTGCTGACGCCGCTGATCTACCTCGCTCACAGCCTGATCGATCGCTATCTCGGCAGCGACGCGCAGCGACTCAAGACCGCGGCCAGCGACGATCGCGGCATCTGGTAA
- a CDS encoding cytochrome c, with the protein MDMTINRAMRSAAVLALLATWPMFAAAADESQVRLRDAPGRTLVEANCVMCHSLDYIPMNSVFLDRAGWQKIVDKMVSVMGAPIRPADVPPIVDYLVVAYGR; encoded by the coding sequence ATGGACATGACGATCAACAGGGCGATGCGGTCGGCGGCAGTGCTTGCGCTGCTTGCCACATGGCCCATGTTTGCGGCTGCTGCAGACGAGAGCCAGGTTCGCCTGCGCGACGCCCCGGGGCGCACGCTGGTCGAAGCCAACTGCGTGATGTGCCACAGCCTCGACTACATACCGATGAACTCGGTGTTCCTCGACCGGGCGGGCTGGCAGAAGATCGTCGACAAGATGGTCAGCGTGATGGGCGCGCCGATCCGGCCTGCGGACGTTCCTCCGATCGTGGACTACCTGGTGGTGGCTTACGGCCGCTGA
- a CDS encoding pyridoxamine 5'-phosphate oxidase family protein yields MSAAHRWLEPENWPKTPLPRKDLESRIERVLTITNIAFLGTLGKNGPIVSPLEFYADGFDVYVFPQPNSPKLKAMQRDPRICLAVANPMAGWACAMGCQLFGNAALLDVGTPDWVRGMEVFKWPASAFEIGRPINEPPKGQLMRLRPDRIVYTEHFLRRDGYSPRQVWLRNP; encoded by the coding sequence ATGAGCGCCGCACATCGCTGGCTGGAGCCGGAGAACTGGCCGAAAACCCCCCTGCCGCGCAAGGATCTCGAGAGCCGCATCGAGCGCGTGCTCACGATTACCAACATCGCCTTTCTCGGCACGCTCGGCAAGAACGGGCCGATCGTGAGCCCGCTCGAGTTCTATGCCGACGGCTTCGATGTCTACGTCTTCCCGCAGCCGAACAGCCCGAAACTCAAGGCGATGCAGCGTGACCCTCGCATCTGCCTCGCGGTGGCCAACCCGATGGCCGGGTGGGCCTGCGCCATGGGCTGCCAGCTGTTCGGCAATGCGGCGCTGCTCGACGTGGGCACGCCGGACTGGGTGCGCGGCATGGAGGTGTTCAAGTGGCCGGCCTCGGCGTTCGAGATCGGCCGCCCGATCAATGAGCCGCCAAAGGGCCAGCTCATGCGCCTGCGGCCGGACCGCATCGTATACACGGAGCACTTCCTGCGCCGTGACGGGTATTCGCCGCGGCAGGTCTGGTTGCGCAATCCCTGA